The sequence ATCCAAATAACCCGGGTATTACAGAATTCACAACTTGTGAAAATAATGAAACAAGAATCGCTAAAGTTGGTGATATATTAATTAAACTAAACAAGTACATAATCATTGCTTCACTTGTACCCAAACCATTAAACGTCAAGGGGAACAGTATGGCAAGATTCATCAATGGAGAAACTGCCAAAACATAGAAAAATGTTATGTCCACAGAAAATGACATGCAAAGTAAATAGAACTGGAAGTATAAAATAATCCAAGCAAGCAGAGATATGCAAAATGTTTTAAATTTAATTATATTAGAAACCATAAAAGAAGATTCTAATTTTTTCTCATCTAATCTTATTTTAAGGAAAATTGAAAGTAATTTATTTAAAAGGCTCCAGGGCATTATTTTGGGATAGAAAAGCAGGAAAACAAGTAATGAAGTCAAAAATAATGAAAAAAGGGATAATAAATATAATTTAAGAAAAATCGCTGCTAAAGTACCTATAAAAAATACAGAAAAAAGAGCCATGAATTTGTCGAATATGTTTGATGACAACATTTCCTCTTTAATACCATGCCATTTGTATCCATAGTACGATTTTGCAATATCTCCAGAGCTTGCAGGTAAAAAAAGGTTCAAGGTTATGCCTGCAAGATTCAGATAAAAAGAGTCCTTGAGTGAAATAAGTTTTCCATCTTTGTTTAAAATTATCATTAATCTCCAAGCTCTCAAGAGTATATTAACAGGGATTAATGTCAAAACAATTAAGAATAAAGCATTTAAATTTTTTAAACTGCTTAAGAGTAAGTTAAAATCTATGAATTTAAATAAAAAAAGGAGTATTAATATAGAAATTATAACTTTAAGTGTCCTTTGACTTTTG is a genomic window of Methanobacterium congolense containing:
- a CDS encoding lysylphosphatidylglycerol synthase transmembrane domain-containing protein translates to MHLKETLKSQRTLKVIISILILLFLFKFIDFNLLLSSLKNLNALFLIVLTLIPVNILLRAWRLMIILNKDGKLISLKDSFYLNLAGITLNLFLPASSGDIAKSYYGYKWHGIKEEMLSSNIFDKFMALFSVFFIGTLAAIFLKLYLLSLFSLFLTSLLVFLLFYPKIMPWSLLNKLLSIFLKIRLDEKKLESSFMVSNIIKFKTFCISLLAWIILYFQFYLLCMSFSVDITFFYVLAVSPLMNLAILFPLTFNGLGTSEAMIMYLFSLINISPTLAILVSLFSQVVNSVIPGLFGFLIIVRK